One Streptomyces dangxiongensis genomic window, AGACCCGGCCGTCCTGGCCGTCGGTGGCGTCGAAGACCGGGCGCAGGATGTCGGCGGCGTCGCGGACGTCCGCCGTGGTGATCATGCGGATGGCCTCTTCGACGGTGACCTTGCGGGCGGCGAGGTCCGACAGTTGCTGGTCGTAGCCGTCGCCCTGGGAGATCGCCTTCTGGAAGATCGTCGGGTTGGTGGTGACGCCTACGACGTGCTGCTGGTCGATCAGCTCGGCGAGGTTGCCGGACGTGATCCGCTTGCGCGACAGGTCGTCCAGCCAGATCGCGACGCCTTCCTCGGAGAGGCGCTTGAGTGCGTCTGTCATGGAATACATCTCCTACGTGTCGTGTGTGAGCGTCAGCGCTGGGCGGCGGCGAGGGATTCCCGCGCCTTGGCGGCCACGTTCTCGGCCGTGAAACCGAACTCGCGGAAGAGCACCTTGGCGTCGGCGGAGGCACCGAAGTGCTCCAGGGAGACGATGCGGCCGGCGTCCCCGACGTACTTGTGCCAGGTCAGTCCGACGCCCGCCTCCACGGCGACCCGGGCCTTCACGGACGGCGGCAGCACGGACTCCCGGTACCCCTGGTCCTGCTGCTCGAACCACTCCACCGACGGCATCGACACGACCCGGGTGGGAACGCCGTCGGCCTGGAGCTGCTCACGCGCCTCCACGGCCACATGCACCTCGGAACCGGTGGCGATCAGAATGACCTGCGCCTCAGCGCTCCGCCCTTCGGGCCCTTCGGCCTCGAACAGCACGTAGCCGCCGCGGGCGGCGTCCTCGTTCGGCTCGTAGGCCGGCACGCCCTGGCGGGTCAGCGCGAGACCGTGCGGCTGGCCCTTGCCGAACTCCTTGGTCCAGCGGCGCAGGATCTCGCGCCAGGCGATCACGGTCTCGTTGGCGTCCGCCGGGCGGACGATGTTCAGACCCGGGATCGCGCGCAGCGAGGCCAGGTGCTCCACCGGCTGGTGGGTCGGGCCGTCCTCGCCGAGACCGATGGAGTCGTGCGTCCACACGAACGTCACCGGCAGGTGCATGAGCGCCGACAGGCGCACGGCGTTGCGCATGTAGTCGGAGAACACCAGGAAGGTGCCGCCGTAGACGCGGGTGTTGCCGTGCAGCGTGATGCCGTTCAGCTCCGCGCCCATGGAGTGCTCGCGGATGCCGAAGTGGATCGTCCGGCCGTACGGGTTGGCCTCGGGCAGCGGGTTGCCCTCGGGCAGGAACGAGCTGTCCTTGTCGATCGTGGTGTTGTTCGACCCGGCGAGGTCGGCGGAGCCGCCCCACAGCTCGGGGATCACCGCGCCGAGCGCCTGGAGCACCTTGCCGGAGGCGGCACGCGTCGCGACGGCCTTGCCGGGCTCGAAGACGGGGAGCTTCTCCTCCCAGCCGGCGGGCAGCTCGCCCTTGGCGATCCGGTCGAACTCGGCGGCGCGCTCGGCGTCGCCGTTGCGCCACTCCTGGAACGACTTCTCCCACTCGGCCTTGGCCTGCCGGCCCCGGTCGAGCGCCTGGCGGGTGTGGGAGAGGACCTCGTCGGCGACCTCGAACGTCCGCTCCGGGTCGAAGCCGAGGACGCGCTTGGTGGCCGCGACCTCCTCCTCGCCCAGGGCCGAGCCGTGCGCGGCCTCGGTGTTCTGCGCGTTCGGGGCCGGCCAGGCGATGATCGAGCGCATCGCGATGAAGGACGGCCGGTCGGTGACCCGCTTGGCCTCCTGGATCGCGGCGAAGATCGCCTTCGGGTCCAGGTCGCCGTTCTCCTGGGCCTCGACCCGCTGGACGTGCCAGCCGTAGGCCTCGTACCGCTTGACGGTGTCCTCGGACACGGCCGTCTCGGTGTCGCCCTCGATCGAGATGTGGTTGTCGTCCCACAGCAGGACCAGGTTGCCGAGCTTCTGGTGGCCGGCCATCGAGGACGCCTCGGCGGAGATGCCCTCCTGGAGGCAGCCGTCACCGGCGATGCAGTAGATGAAGTGGTCGAACGGGGACTCGCCGGCGGGCGCCTGCGGGTCGAACAGGCCGCGCTCGTACCGGGCGGCCATCGCCATGCCGACCGCGTTGGCGACACCCTGGCCCAGCGGGCCCGTGGTGGTCTCCACGCCCCTGGTGTGTCCGTACTCCGGGTGACCGGGGGTCTTGGAGCCCCACGTCCGGAAGGACTTCAGGTCGTCCAGCTCCAGGCCGAACCCGGCCAGGTAGAGCTGGGTGTAGAGGGTCAGGGACGAGTGGCCGGCGGACAGCACGAAGCGGTCGCGCCCGACCCACTCCGGGTCGGCCGGGTCGTGGCGCATCACCTTCTGGAAGAGCGTGTACGCGGCCGGGGCCAGGCTCATCGCCGTACCGGGATGGCCGTTGCCGACCTTCTGTACGGCGTCTGCGGCCAGGACGCGGGCGGTGTCGACGGCCCGCTGGTCCAGCTCGGTCCACTCGAGGTCTGTGGTGGTCGGCTTGGTGCTCACCCTGGGTCAGGGCTCCTCTCCACATGTCGGTCGCCGGTCTTCGGGGCATACGCCCACCCGGCCGCCGGCGTGCTTGTCGCCCACCGGCCGTTGTCGAGCCTACCCCCGCGAGGACGTGCGTTTTTTCGAGTGTTCACAGACTGCCGGGAGTCGGTGCGATCCGCCTCCCGACTGGCCGGGAAGGCATGTGGCACATGAATACGGAGCCGCTCATCTGACTGCTCAATCGAGCCTCTGTACGCACGTCCGAACGCCCCCGTCGACCGCCCCGTCAACACGACCCCACCCCCGCGAAGGCCGGGGTATGGGCAACGTCTAAAGTGGCGTGGTACGCGCGAGCCCTGGTCCCCGCTTCCCACGGGGAGGCTCGCTGGGATGTCTCTGTCAGGGGTGTGCGTGACGGCCGTCGAATCCCGTCCAGCGGGGGTGCTCGGTGCGAGCCAGGGCCCGGTTCACCGGCCGTTCGGGGCCCGTGTCAAGGCATTCGTGGCGCTGACCAAGCCACGGATCATCGAGCTGCTCCTCATCACCACCGTCCCGGTGATGTTCCTGGCCCAGCAGGGCGTGCCCGACCTGAAGCTGGTCCTGCTGACCTGCGTCGGCGGCTACCTGTCCGCGGGCGGCGCCAACGCGCTGAACATGTACATCGACCGGGACATCGACGCCCTGATGGACCGCACCTCCCAGCGCCCGCTGGTGACCGGCATGGTCGGCCCGCGCGAGTGCCTGGCCTTCGGCATCACCCTCGCGGTCGTCTCCACCCTGCTCTTCGGCCTGACCGTCAACTGGCTGTCGGCCTGGCTGTCCCTCGGCGCGCTCCTCTTCTACGTCGTCGTCTACACGATGCTGCTCAAGCGGCGTACGTCCCAGAACATCGTGTGGGGCGGCATCGCCGGCTGCATGCCGGTGCTGATCGGCTGGTCGGCCGTGACCGACTCGCTCTCCTGGGCCCCGCTCATCCTCTTCCTGGTGATCTTCTTCTGGACGCCGCCGCACTACTGGCCGCTGTCCATGAAGGTCAAGGACGACTACGCGCGCGTGGGCGTCCCGATGCTGCCGGTCATCGCCTCCAACAAGGTCGTCGCCCGGCAGATCGTCCTCTATAGCTGGGTCATGGTCGCCGTCTCCCTGCTGCTCACCCCGCTCGGCTACACCGGCTGGTTCTACACGGCGGTCGCGCTGGCCTCGGGCGGCTGGTGGCTGTGGGAGGCGCACGCGCTCCAGAACCGGGCCAGGGCCGAGGAGACGGGCGTGAAGCTGAAGGAGATGCGGCTCTTCCACTGGTCGATCACCTATGTGTCGCTGCTGTTCGTGGCGATCGCGGTGGACCCCTTCCTGCGCTAGAGCCCTCGTACACCGACGGGAGGGGTGCGTGGCCAAGGCCACGCACCCCTCCCGTCGCCGTTCGGCCTACCCGTCGGTAGCATCCTGGCCATGGCAGACACGCAGCAGGTTGACCCGAAGGCCGACGCCCGGACCGAGCGCACGGTGGCGAAGCTCGCCCGGCGGATCGGCGCCTTCTCCAAGGCCCACGGCGGTGCCGAGGGCCAGGTGGCCTACCTCGGCGAGCGCGGCGCCCGCATCGTCCTCGTCGGCGAGGACGGCGGCTGGGGGGACCTGGTGGCCCCCAGTTGCGCCGTCGCCGAGCGGGCGGTGCGCGCGTCCGGGATCACGGTCCACGAGTCCTTCGACGGCGAGTTCGCCGCGAAGGTGCGCACGGGCCCCTACGAGTGGAAGCGGATGGCCGGCATCCAGGTGGGCGGCCCCGCCAACGGCTGAGCCGAGGCGCGGGCCACCGCGCGCGGGGCCCGGCCGCGACCTCGGACCCCGTTCACCCGTTAGGACGTGCAAGGCAGCACAGCGCGTCCGCACGGGGAGCCGGAATGATCGAAACGCCGTTCCTCGTGGACCAGTACTGCCACGGCGTACTGCGGACGGAGCTGGGCCTCGGCACCTTCGAGGCCCAGCTCTCCCGCACCGAGGGGCCCCCGGCGCCGGGCACCACCCTCTTCGACACCCAGACCGGCTTCGCCGTACGGCGCTGGTGCCCGCCCCTGCTCGGCCTCGAACCGCACTGCGCGCCCGCCCGCTATCTGGCCCGGCGCCGCGAACTGGGCGCCCTGGAGGCGGGCCGCAGGCTGCTGCGGGGCAGCGGCATCACCACCTACCTGGTCGATACGGGCCTGCCCGGGGACCTCACAGGTCCCGGCGAGATGGCCTCGGCGGGGGACGCCGAGGCCCGGGAGATCGTCCGGCTGGAGCCGCTCGCCGAGCAGGTCGCCGACACCTCCGGGACCGTCGAGTCCTTCCTCGCCAACCTCGCCGAGTCCGTGCACGGAGCCGCGGCGACCGCCGTCGCCTTCACCTCCGTCGCGGGACTGCGGCACGGCCTGGCCCTCGCGCCGGAGCCCCCGGGGCCGGGGGAGGTGCGGGGCGCGGCGGGCCGCTGGCTGGCCGGCCGGCGGGTCGGCGGCGCGCTCACGGACCCCGTGCTGCTGCGGCACCTGCTGTGGAACGCGGTCGCCTCGGGCCTGCCCCTGCAACTGCACGCGGGCCTCGGCGAGCCGGGCTACCGCGCCGACCGCACCGACCCGGTGCTGCTCACCGACTTCATCCGGGCCACGGCCGGCCTCGGCACCGACCTGGTCCTGCTGCACGGCTACCCGTACCACCGCCACACCGCCCACCTGGCCGGCGTCTTCCCGCACGTCTACGCCGACTCCGGCGCCGCCCTGGTGCGCACCGGCGCCCGTGCGGCCACGGTCCTCGCCGAGATCCTGGAGCTGGCCCCCTTCGGCAAGATCCTCTTCTCCACCGGCGCCCACGGCCTGCCCGAACTCCACGTCATCGGCGCCCGCCTCTTCCGCGAGGCCCTCTCCCGCGTCCTGGGCGGCTGGGTCGCCGAGGGCGCGTGGGTCCGGGCGGACGCCCAGCGGGTGGCCCGGCTGATCGCGGCGGACAACGCGCGCCGGGTGTACGGACTGGGATAAGACTGTACGGCCGTACGCCCGGGCGCGGAGACTGGGGCGATGCAGACCGACGCCCTGCTCGACCGCTTCCTGCGCGACCTCGCGCCCCTGCGCCCCCTCGCCCTGTGGGCCCACGGCTCCCTGGCCGGCGGGGACTACCAGGAGGGACGCAGCGACCTGGACCTCATCTCCGTACTCCCCGGGCCGTTGGGCATCGGGCGGATCCGGCAGGTGGCGCGCCTGCACCGCGAGCTGCGCGGCACACCGCTCGCCGTGAATCTCCATTGCAGCTATCTGACCCCGGCCACCCTGGACGGCCCCGGGCGCTCGCACCTCACCTGGGCGCACGACGGACTGCTGCGCCGTCCCGTCACCCCCGTCACCCGGCGCGAGCTGCACACCTTCGGCCGGGTGCTGTACGGGCAGGCACCGGCCGCGCTGCTGCCCGCGGTGCCGGACCGGCAGCTCACCGACTTCGTCGTGCGCGACCAGCGCGACTTCTGGCGGCCGGCGGTGGACCGGGCCCGGCGGTGGCAGCAGGACGTCTGGGTCGACCTGGGCCTGCTGACGTACGCCCGGGCCGGCGTCACTCTGCGCGAGGGGCGGCTGATCTCCAAGAAGGAGGCGCTCGGCGAGCTGTCCGGACTGGGTGCGCCCGCCGAGGTCGTCGAGGACATCGCCCGGCGGCGCTACGGCACCCCCGCCCCGCCGGACCCCGCCCGGCGGGCCCGCCGCGCTGAACTGACCCGTGCCTTCCTGGGCCCGGCGATCGACGCCCTCGTGGCCGCGCACGGGTGAGACGCCCTCGTCGCCGCGTGCGGGTGGGTCAGGCGCGGGAGGCGACCGTCACCTCGGCGGAGGGGCCCGGCAGGTCCGCGACGAGCGCGGGGCGTTCCCGCAGCGACAGCAGGACGCGCAGGACCCAGATCCACATCACGGCGGAGCCCGCCATGTGCGCGGCGACCAGGGCCTCGGGGAGATGGGTGAAGTACTGGACGTACCCGAGGGCTCCCTGGCACAGCAGGACGACGAACAGCTCCCGCGTCCGCGCCACCGGCTCCTTCGGGGCGTCCACCGCCTTCAGCACGAACCACAGCGCGAAGGTCAGCGTGACCACGATCCAGGCGAGCACCGCGTGCAGCTTGGCCACGTTCTCCCAGTCGATCGGGATGCGCTCGACCTCGCTGGAGTCACCGGCGTGCGGCCCGGCCCCGGTCACCACCGTGCCCACCGCGATGAGCAGCGCCGACGCGGCCACCAGGACCCACACGAGCTGCCGCACCGCCGCGCCGACCAGCGGACGCGGGGCCCCGTCGCCCTCCCGGGCGCGCTGCCACATCAGCGTGGCGACGGCGATCAGCGCCGAGGAGAGCAGGAAGTGCGCGGCGACCGTGTACGGGTTGAGGCCGACCAGCACCACGACGCCACCGAGCACCGCGTTGCCCATGACCACCCAGAACTGCGCCCAGCCCAGCCGGGTCAGGGCGCGCCGCCACGGCTTCTGGGCACGGGCCGCGACGATGGCCCAGCCGACGGCCGCGCACAGCACGTACGTCAGCATGCGGTTGCCGAACTCGACCACTCCGTGGAAGCCCATGGCCCGGGTGGTGGTCAGCGAGTCCTCGGTGCAGGTGGGCCACGTGGGGCAGCCCAGCCCGGAGCCGGTCAGGCGGACGGCGCCGCCGGTCACGACGATGACCACCGACATCACGAGCGCGGCGAGCGCCGCCCGCCGGACGGTCCGGGGATCCGGACTCCAGCGGTCGGCGATGAGGGCGAGCGGGTTGCGCAGGGCGGCCCGGGCGTCGGCGCGGTTCAGCTTTGGCACGCCCACCATCGTAGGCCGCCGCTTGTGCACGCGTTCACGAGGGTCACTCCCAGCGGAAGAATCTCCCGGCCGCGGCGAGCCCCGCCACCGCCCACACGGCGAGGACGCCCAGGTCGCCCCACGGCATGCCGGCGCCGTGCTGGAGGACGTCGCGCAGCCCGTCGGACAGGGCGGAGATCGGCAGCAGGCCGAGCACCCGTTGTCCCGCCGCACCGAACTTCTCCAGCGGGACGATCACCCCGCCGCCCACGAGCAGCAGCAGGAAGACCAGGTTGGCGGCGGCCAGCGTGGCCTCCGCCTTCAGGGTGCCGGCCATCAGCAGGCCGAGGCCCGAGAACGCCGCCGTGCCCAGGAGCAGCAGCAGGAGCACCGCGAACGGGTTGCCGTGCGGGTGCCAGCCGAGGGCGAGGGCGATCGCCGTCAGCAGGATCACCTGGAGGACCTCCGTGACCAGCACCGACAGCGTCTTCGCGGTCATCAGGCCCCAGCGCGGCAGCGGGGAGGAGGCGAGCCGCTTCAGGACGCCGTAGCGGCGTTCGAAGCCCGTCGCGATGGCCTGGCCGGTGAACGCCGTGGACATCACGGCGAGCGCCAGGATGCCGGGGGCGAGGAAGTCGACGGCCTCGCCGGCGCCGGTGTCCACGATGTCGACCGAGCTGAAGAGCACGAGCAGCAGGGCCGGGATGACGACCGTCAGCAGCAACTGCTCGCCGTTGCGCAGCAGCATCTTCGTCTCCAGTGCCGCCTGCGCCGCGATCATGCGGGGGAGCGGGGCGGCCCCGGGGGCGGGGGTGTAGGTACCCGTGGTGGTCACGCGCGCAGCTCCTTGCCGGTCAGCTCCAGGAAGACGTCCTCCAGCGTGTGCCGCTCCACCGAGATCCGGTCCGGCATCACCCCGTGCTGGGCGCACCAGGAGGTCACCGTGGCCAGCAGTTGCGGGTCGACCTTGCCGGTGACGCGGTAGCTGCCCGGGGTCAGCTCGGCGGCCGTGCAGTCGGCCGGGAGGGCCATGAGCAGGGAGGCGACGTCGAGGCCGGGGCGGCCGGTGAAGCGAAGGGTGTTCTCGGCGCCGCCCCTGCACAGCTCGTCGGGCGAGCCCTGGGCGATGACCCGGCCGCCGTCGATGATCGCCACGTCGTCGGCGAGCTGTTCGGCCTCGTCCATGTGGTGCGTGGTGAGGATCACCGAGACGCCGTCGGCGCGCAGGTCCCGCACCAGGTCCCAGGTGGCGCGGCGGGCCTGCGGGTCGAGCCCGGCGGTCGGCTCGTCCAGGAAGACGAGTTCCGGGCGGCCCACGACGGCCATGGCGAGCGCGAGCCGCTGCTGCTGGCCGCCGGACAGCCGGCGGTAGCCGGTCCGGCCGCAGGAGCCGAGGCCGAGGCGCTCGATCAGGGCGTCGACGTCCAGCGGATGCGCGTGCAGCCGCGCGATGTGCCGCAGCATCTCGTCGGCGCGGGCGCCGGAGTAGACCCCGCCGGACTGGAGCATCACGCCGATGCGGGGCCGCAGCCGCGCGGACTGGCGCACCGGGTCGAGTCCGAGGACGCTCACCGTGCCGCCGTCCGGCTTCCGGTAGCCCTCGCAGGTCTCGACGGTCGTCGTCTTCCCCGCCCCGTTGGGGCCGAGTACGGCGGTCACGCCCGGCTGGGCCACCAGGTCGAGGCCGTTCACCGCGGTCTTCGTGCCGTACCGCTTCACCAGGGCCTGGACCTGGACCACGGGCTCACTTCGCATGAGTCCAGAGTCTAGGGAGAGCGCCGGCCGGTCAGGCGGCCGGGTGCGGGAACTCCTCCTCCCGGGGACGGTGCAGCGGCAGCCACCGCTCGGCGTAGGCCACGGCGTCCGCCACGGGGAACAGCCGTACGTCCGCCGCGCCCACCGTCCCGCGCACGACGGGCCGGTCCCGTTCGAAGTCGTGCCCCAGCTCGTCGAACCGGCCGGAGTCGATCGACACCTCGACCACGGTCTCCCAGCCGCCGCCGGGAGCGGGCCGGCCGATCTCCACGCGCGGTGCCGGTGTCCGGTACTCGGCCAGGTGGAAGGCGGTGCAGGAGTCGTAGCCCGCGCCGAGCAGCAGCACCCGGGCGCCCAGCTTCTCCAGCCGGGCCAGCGGGCTGCGCTCGCCCAGCCGGCAGTCGGGGGCATGGCCGTCGGTGACCTCCCGCGCGCGGCGGCCGACCGCCGCGAAGGAGGACTGCGGGTGGGCGCTGCGCAGGGCACCGGGCCAGGTCCGCACCGTCTCGGGGACGGCACCGATCCCGTACGTGGGCGTGGTCCGGGGGTCGTACGGGGGCATGGTGGCCCGGATCCGGTCCCACCACTGTTCGGGTACCGGCGGCCTGCTCCACGACGCCGGGTCGGACACCTGGGTGGAGTGGGCGGGCACGACGAGCGTGCCGGAAGGGCCGAGGGCGTCGAGGATGCCCTGGACGACCGCGACGGCCCCTCCGTTGACCCAGCCCAGGGAACTCAGGGAGGAATGCGCGAGAAGGATCTCGCCGGTCCCGACACCGAGCAGCCGCAGGCCCGCGGCGACGGTGTCCCGGGTGACAAGAGGGCCGGTGGGAGGGGGTATGGGCATGGTCCGGGAGTCTTCCCGACGGGGCGGTCCCACGCCACCTCTTTGATCGGCGGGCCCGCCCCGGATGATCGATCAGAGATCGTTTCCGCAGGTCACATTAGGTTCACCTAAGTGACGCAGGGCACCGCCCGGTGATCCGGACGCCGCTTGTCAGGCTCCGAGGAATTACGCAACAATGGCGTTGTGAAAAACGTCGGCGAGGCTCGGGAGACCCCGGTGGGGACCCCGCAGGAGGAGCTAGCGACCGGTGAGCGCTCGACGCGCAACCGGGTCGCGCGGTCCATCCTGGACCACGGGCCGTCGACCGTCGCGGAACTCGCCGGCCGGCTGGGACTGACCCAGGCGGCCGTACGGCGTCACCTGGACGCGCTGGTGGCCGACGACGTCGTGGAGGCGCGCGAACAGCGGGTCTACGGCGCGCGCACGCGCGGCCGGCCCGCCAAGGTCTTCGCGCTCACCGACTGCGGCCGGGACGCCTTCGACCAGTCCTACGACAAGCTCGCCGTGGACGCGCTCCGCTGGATCGCCGAGCAGGGGGGCGGCGCCGAGGCGGTCGCCGCCTTCGCCCGCGCCCGGATCACCGCGCAGGCGAGCGCGTACCGCAAGGCGATCGAGGCCGCCGGCCCCGACAAGCGCGCCGAAGCGCTCGCCAGGGCCCTGAGCGCCGACGGGTACGCTGCCACGGCGCGCAGCGCACCGGTCGGCGAGCAGCTCTGCCAGCACCACTGCCCGGTCGCCCACGTCGCGGAGCAGTTCCCGCAGCTCTGCGAGGCGGAGACCGAGGTCTTCGCGGAGCTGCTGGGCACCCACGTCCAGCGACTGGCGACCATCGCCCACGGCGACGGCGTCTGCACGACGTTCATCCCCGAGATTTCCACTGACGCACCTGCAAGCACGGCCGGGAGGAACCCCGCATGACTCTCCCCACGGAGACTGCTCACCCCGAACTCGAGGGCCTGGGCAAGTACGAATACGGCTGGGCCGACTCCGACGTGGCCGGTGCCTCCGCCAGGCGTGGCCTGAACGAGGACGTCGTCCGTGACATCTCGGGCAAGAAGTCCGAGCCGGAGTGGATGACGAAGCTGCGCCTGAAGGGCCTGAAGCTCTTCGAGAAGAAGCCCATGCCCAACTGGGGCTCGGACCTCTCGGGCATCGACTTCGACAACATCAAGTACTTCGTGCGCTCCACGGAGAAGCAGGCGGAGTCCTGGGAGGACCTGCCCGAGGACATCAAGAACACCTACGACAAGCTGGGCATCCCGGAGGCCGAGAAGCAGCGCCTCGTCGCCGGTGTCGCCGCCCAGTACGAGTCGGAGGTCGTCTACCACCAGATCCGCGAGGACCTGGAGGAGCAGGGCGTCATCTTCCTCGACACCGACACCGCCCTGAAGGAGCACCCCGAGCTCTTCAAGGAGTACTTCGGCACGGTCATCCCGGTCGGCGACAACAAGTTCGCGTCGCTGAACAGCGCGGTGTGGTCCGGCGGCTCCTTCATCTACGTGCCGAAGGGCGTGCACGTCGAGATCCCGCTCCAGGCCTACTTCCGCATCAACACGGAGAACATGGGCCAGTTCGAGCGGACCCTGATCATCGTCGACGAGGGTGCCTACGTGCACTACGTCGAGGGCTGTACGGCCCCGATCTACAAGTCGGACTCGCTGCACAGCGCGGTCGTCGAGATCATCGTCAAGAAGAACGCCCGCTGCCGCTACACGACCATCCAGAACTGGTCGAACAACGTCTACAACCTGGTCACCAAGCGCGCCGTGGCCTACGAGGGCGCGACCATGGAGTGGGTCGACGGCAACATCGGCTCCAAGGTGACGATGAAGTACCCGGCGGTCTACCTGATGGGCGAGCACGCCAAGGGCGAGACCCTCTCCATCGCCTTCGCGGGCGAGGGCCAGCACCAGGACGCCGGCGCAAAGATGGTCCACATGGCGCCGAACACGTCGTCCAACATCGTCTCCAAGTCCGTGGCGCGCGGCGGCGGCCGTACGTCGTACCGCGGCCTGATCGAGATCGGCGAGGGCGCCTCGGGCTCCAAGTCGAACGTGCTGTGCGACGCGCTGCTGGTGGACACCATCTCCCGGTCGGACACGTACCCGTACGTCGACGTCCGCGAGGA contains:
- a CDS encoding helix-turn-helix transcriptional regulator, whose amino-acid sequence is MKNVGEARETPVGTPQEELATGERSTRNRVARSILDHGPSTVAELAGRLGLTQAAVRRHLDALVADDVVEAREQRVYGARTRGRPAKVFALTDCGRDAFDQSYDKLAVDALRWIAEQGGGAEAVAAFARARITAQASAYRKAIEAAGPDKRAEALARALSADGYAATARSAPVGEQLCQHHCPVAHVAEQFPQLCEAETEVFAELLGTHVQRLATIAHGDGVCTTFIPEISTDAPASTAGRNPA
- the sufB gene encoding Fe-S cluster assembly protein SufB, coding for MTLPTETAHPELEGLGKYEYGWADSDVAGASARRGLNEDVVRDISGKKSEPEWMTKLRLKGLKLFEKKPMPNWGSDLSGIDFDNIKYFVRSTEKQAESWEDLPEDIKNTYDKLGIPEAEKQRLVAGVAAQYESEVVYHQIREDLEEQGVIFLDTDTALKEHPELFKEYFGTVIPVGDNKFASLNSAVWSGGSFIYVPKGVHVEIPLQAYFRINTENMGQFERTLIIVDEGAYVHYVEGCTAPIYKSDSLHSAVVEIIVKKNARCRYTTIQNWSNNVYNLVTKRAVAYEGATMEWVDGNIGSKVTMKYPAVYLMGEHAKGETLSIAFAGEGQHQDAGAKMVHMAPNTSSNIVSKSVARGGGRTSYRGLIEIGEGASGSKSNVLCDALLVDTISRSDTYPYVDVREDDVSMGHEATVSKVSDDQLFYLMSRGLSEDEAMAMIVRGFVEPIAKELPMEYALELNRLIELQMEGAVG
- a CDS encoding amidohydrolase family protein, with amino-acid sequence MIETPFLVDQYCHGVLRTELGLGTFEAQLSRTEGPPAPGTTLFDTQTGFAVRRWCPPLLGLEPHCAPARYLARRRELGALEAGRRLLRGSGITTYLVDTGLPGDLTGPGEMASAGDAEAREIVRLEPLAEQVADTSGTVESFLANLAESVHGAAATAVAFTSVAGLRHGLALAPEPPGPGEVRGAAGRWLAGRRVGGALTDPVLLRHLLWNAVASGLPLQLHAGLGEPGYRADRTDPVLLTDFIRATAGLGTDLVLLHGYPYHRHTAHLAGVFPHVYADSGAALVRTGARAATVLAEILELAPFGKILFSTGAHGLPELHVIGARLFREALSRVLGGWVAEGAWVRADAQRVARLIAADNARRVYGLG
- a CDS encoding heme o synthase, which produces MCVTAVESRPAGVLGASQGPVHRPFGARVKAFVALTKPRIIELLLITTVPVMFLAQQGVPDLKLVLLTCVGGYLSAGGANALNMYIDRDIDALMDRTSQRPLVTGMVGPRECLAFGITLAVVSTLLFGLTVNWLSAWLSLGALLFYVVVYTMLLKRRTSQNIVWGGIAGCMPVLIGWSAVTDSLSWAPLILFLVIFFWTPPHYWPLSMKVKDDYARVGVPMLPVIASNKVVARQIVLYSWVMVAVSLLLTPLGYTGWFYTAVALASGGWWLWEAHALQNRARAEETGVKLKEMRLFHWSITYVSLLFVAIAVDPFLR
- a CDS encoding nucleotidyltransferase, with translation MQTDALLDRFLRDLAPLRPLALWAHGSLAGGDYQEGRSDLDLISVLPGPLGIGRIRQVARLHRELRGTPLAVNLHCSYLTPATLDGPGRSHLTWAHDGLLRRPVTPVTRRELHTFGRVLYGQAPAALLPAVPDRQLTDFVVRDQRDFWRPAVDRARRWQQDVWVDLGLLTYARAGVTLREGRLISKKEALGELSGLGAPAEVVEDIARRRYGTPAPPDPARRARRAELTRAFLGPAIDALVAAHG
- the tkt gene encoding transketolase, with the protein product MSTKPTTTDLEWTELDQRAVDTARVLAADAVQKVGNGHPGTAMSLAPAAYTLFQKVMRHDPADPEWVGRDRFVLSAGHSSLTLYTQLYLAGFGLELDDLKSFRTWGSKTPGHPEYGHTRGVETTTGPLGQGVANAVGMAMAARYERGLFDPQAPAGESPFDHFIYCIAGDGCLQEGISAEASSMAGHQKLGNLVLLWDDNHISIEGDTETAVSEDTVKRYEAYGWHVQRVEAQENGDLDPKAIFAAIQEAKRVTDRPSFIAMRSIIAWPAPNAQNTEAAHGSALGEEEVAATKRVLGFDPERTFEVADEVLSHTRQALDRGRQAKAEWEKSFQEWRNGDAERAAEFDRIAKGELPAGWEEKLPVFEPGKAVATRAASGKVLQALGAVIPELWGGSADLAGSNNTTIDKDSSFLPEGNPLPEANPYGRTIHFGIREHSMGAELNGITLHGNTRVYGGTFLVFSDYMRNAVRLSALMHLPVTFVWTHDSIGLGEDGPTHQPVEHLASLRAIPGLNIVRPADANETVIAWREILRRWTKEFGKGQPHGLALTRQGVPAYEPNEDAARGGYVLFEAEGPEGRSAEAQVILIATGSEVHVAVEAREQLQADGVPTRVVSMPSVEWFEQQDQGYRESVLPPSVKARVAVEAGVGLTWHKYVGDAGRIVSLEHFGASADAKVLFREFGFTAENVAAKARESLAAAQR
- a CDS encoding COX15/CtaA family protein, with translation MVGVPKLNRADARAALRNPLALIADRWSPDPRTVRRAALAALVMSVVIVVTGGAVRLTGSGLGCPTWPTCTEDSLTTTRAMGFHGVVEFGNRMLTYVLCAAVGWAIVAARAQKPWRRALTRLGWAQFWVVMGNAVLGGVVVLVGLNPYTVAAHFLLSSALIAVATLMWQRAREGDGAPRPLVGAAVRQLVWVLVAASALLIAVGTVVTGAGPHAGDSSEVERIPIDWENVAKLHAVLAWIVVTLTFALWFVLKAVDAPKEPVARTRELFVVLLCQGALGYVQYFTHLPEALVAAHMAGSAVMWIWVLRVLLSLRERPALVADLPGPSAEVTVASRA
- a CDS encoding ABC transporter ATP-binding protein; amino-acid sequence: MRSEPVVQVQALVKRYGTKTAVNGLDLVAQPGVTAVLGPNGAGKTTTVETCEGYRKPDGGTVSVLGLDPVRQSARLRPRIGVMLQSGGVYSGARADEMLRHIARLHAHPLDVDALIERLGLGSCGRTGYRRLSGGQQQRLALAMAVVGRPELVFLDEPTAGLDPQARRATWDLVRDLRADGVSVILTTHHMDEAEQLADDVAIIDGGRVIAQGSPDELCRGGAENTLRFTGRPGLDVASLLMALPADCTAAELTPGSYRVTGKVDPQLLATVTSWCAQHGVMPDRISVERHTLEDVFLELTGKELRA
- a CDS encoding ABC transporter permease, which produces MIAAQAALETKMLLRNGEQLLLTVVIPALLLVLFSSVDIVDTGAGEAVDFLAPGILALAVMSTAFTGQAIATGFERRYGVLKRLASSPLPRWGLMTAKTLSVLVTEVLQVILLTAIALALGWHPHGNPFAVLLLLLLGTAAFSGLGLLMAGTLKAEATLAAANLVFLLLLVGGGVIVPLEKFGAAGQRVLGLLPISALSDGLRDVLQHGAGMPWGDLGVLAVWAVAGLAAAGRFFRWE
- a CDS encoding aminoglycoside N(3)-acetyltransferase; translated protein: MPIPPPTGPLVTRDTVAAGLRLLGVGTGEILLAHSSLSSLGWVNGGAVAVVQGILDALGPSGTLVVPAHSTQVSDPASWSRPPVPEQWWDRIRATMPPYDPRTTPTYGIGAVPETVRTWPGALRSAHPQSSFAAVGRRAREVTDGHAPDCRLGERSPLARLEKLGARVLLLGAGYDSCTAFHLAEYRTPAPRVEIGRPAPGGGWETVVEVSIDSGRFDELGHDFERDRPVVRGTVGAADVRLFPVADAVAYAERWLPLHRPREEEFPHPAA